In Rhodococcus sp. OK302, one genomic interval encodes:
- a CDS encoding nuclear transport factor 2 family protein gives MTSRAPSRGTRTRHVPDCISIDIRSETEACATSTWAFYTDTDSTPKLDGIGRYVDTFRFESGRWKLARRKIFRG, from the coding sequence TTGACTAGTCGCGCGCCGAGCCGCGGGACACGGACACGTCATGTCCCGGACTGCATTTCGATCGACATTCGGTCCGAAACAGAAGCGTGCGCCACATCTACCTGGGCCTTCTATACCGACACCGATTCCACCCCGAAACTCGACGGCATCGGACGATACGTTGACACATTTCGCTTCGAAAGTGGCCGGTGGAAGCTGGCCCGCCGGAAAATCTTCCGGGGCTGA